Proteins from one Bartonella sp. HY328 genomic window:
- the gyrB gene encoding DNA topoisomerase (ATP-hydrolyzing) subunit B, with translation MPENNAEYGADSIKVLKGLDAVRKRPGMYIGDTDDGSGLHHMVYEVVDNAIDEALAGYADLVTVTLNADGSCTVTDNGRGIPTDIHTGEGVSAAEVIMTQLHAGGKFDQNSYKVSGGLHGVGVSVVNALSVYLKLSIKRAGKIHEMTFTHGVADGPLAIVGDAGEATGTAVTFLPSTETFTKVEFDFDTLERRLRELAFLNSGVRIFLADRRHADHREEELHYDGGLIEFVKYIDQTKTPLISEPIYISSEKDGMTVEVAMWWNNSYHEKVLCFTNNIPQRDGGTHLAGFRGALTRQVNGYAESSGIAKREKVQLTGDDCREGLTAVLSVKVPDPKFSSQTKDKLVSSEVRPVVESLVNEALASWLEEHPTEAKILIGKVVEAAAAREAARKARELTRRKGALDISSLPGKLADCQERDPAKSEIFIVEGDSAGGSAKSGRSRKNQAILPLRGKILNVERARFDRMLSSDMIGTLITALGTSIGKDEFNADKLRYHKIIIMTDADVDGAHIRTLLLTFFFRQMPELIERGNIYIAQPPLYKVTRGKSSQYIKNESAFEEFLIDSGLDECSLELHSGEVRRGQDLRQLAEEARQLRQYLNGLHTRYDRSVVEQAAIAGVLNPDAVANNELAQIAADKVASRLDLIAEDMERGWSGHVMDDGGLRFERTLRGVKDVAFVDMALIGSADARQINRFSSQLNEVYGEPAKLSRKDKVETVTSANNLLESIFASGRKGLSLQRYKGLGEMNAEQLWETTLDPDARTLLQVKVSDATEADSLFSRLMGDEVEPRRDFIQENALNVANLDV, from the coding sequence ATGCCAGAGAATAACGCCGAATATGGCGCGGATTCAATCAAGGTTTTAAAAGGCCTTGATGCGGTGCGTAAACGCCCCGGCATGTATATTGGTGATACCGATGATGGTTCGGGTTTACACCATATGGTGTATGAAGTTGTAGATAATGCGATTGATGAGGCCTTGGCTGGTTACGCAGACTTGGTGACTGTAACGCTTAACGCCGATGGTTCTTGCACAGTAACTGATAATGGCCGCGGTATTCCAACTGATATTCACACTGGTGAAGGTGTTTCTGCTGCTGAAGTTATTATGACGCAATTGCATGCCGGTGGTAAATTTGACCAGAATTCTTATAAGGTTTCTGGTGGTTTGCATGGTGTTGGTGTTTCCGTTGTTAATGCTTTGTCGGTCTATCTGAAACTAAGCATTAAGCGTGCAGGTAAAATTCATGAAATGACCTTTACCCATGGCGTTGCAGATGGGCCATTGGCAATTGTAGGGGACGCAGGAGAAGCTACTGGTACGGCTGTAACTTTTTTACCAAGCACTGAAACTTTTACCAAAGTTGAGTTTGATTTTGATACACTTGAGCGCCGTTTGCGCGAACTTGCGTTCTTGAATTCAGGTGTACGTATTTTCCTCGCTGACCGCCGTCACGCGGATCATCGTGAAGAAGAATTGCATTATGATGGTGGTTTGATTGAGTTTGTAAAGTATATCGATCAGACAAAAACACCTTTGATTAGCGAGCCAATTTATATTAGCAGTGAAAAAGACGGTATGACCGTGGAAGTTGCTATGTGGTGGAATAATTCTTACCACGAAAAGGTTTTGTGCTTTACGAATAATATTCCTCAGCGTGATGGTGGTACCCATTTGGCTGGTTTCCGTGGTGCTTTAACCCGTCAGGTGAATGGCTATGCCGAAAGTTCTGGCATAGCTAAACGAGAAAAAGTTCAGCTTACCGGTGATGATTGCCGCGAAGGTTTAACTGCTGTTTTGTCGGTTAAGGTACCAGATCCTAAGTTTTCATCGCAAACTAAAGATAAGTTAGTTTCCTCAGAAGTTCGTCCTGTTGTTGAAAGCCTTGTTAATGAAGCTTTGGCAAGTTGGCTAGAAGAACATCCAACCGAAGCCAAAATATTAATCGGTAAGGTGGTTGAGGCTGCGGCAGCACGTGAAGCTGCTCGTAAAGCACGTGAGCTAACCCGCCGTAAAGGTGCGCTCGATATTTCGTCACTGCCTGGTAAACTTGCCGATTGCCAAGAACGTGATCCTGCCAAATCTGAAATCTTCATCGTTGAGGGTGACTCGGCTGGTGGTTCTGCTAAAAGTGGTCGTTCGCGGAAAAATCAGGCTATTTTGCCATTGCGTGGTAAGATTTTGAACGTTGAACGCGCACGGTTTGACCGTATGCTGTCATCAGATATGATTGGAACGCTCATCACTGCCCTTGGTACGTCTATTGGCAAGGACGAATTTAACGCGGATAAATTGCGCTATCACAAAATTATTATCATGACCGATGCGGACGTTGATGGTGCGCATATTCGTACTTTGTTGCTAACGTTTTTCTTCCGGCAGATGCCTGAACTTATTGAACGTGGTAATATTTATATTGCACAACCGCCGCTTTATAAGGTAACGCGCGGTAAATCATCGCAATATATCAAAAATGAGTCCGCCTTTGAAGAATTTTTGATTGATTCAGGACTTGATGAATGCTCATTGGAATTGCATTCCGGTGAAGTCCGCCGTGGTCAAGATTTGCGTCAATTGGCTGAAGAAGCCCGCCAACTGCGCCAATATTTAAATGGTTTACATACGCGCTATGACCGCTCTGTTGTTGAGCAAGCAGCCATTGCCGGGGTTCTTAATCCTGATGCGGTTGCCAATAATGAGCTTGCACAGATTGCTGCCGATAAGGTAGCAAGCCGTCTTGATCTTATTGCTGAAGATATGGAACGTGGTTGGAGCGGCCATGTCATGGATGATGGTGGCTTGCGCTTTGAGCGTACCTTGCGCGGTGTTAAGGATGTCGCCTTTGTCGATATGGCGCTTATTGGCTCGGCTGATGCACGTCAGATTAATCGTTTTTCAAGCCAATTAAATGAAGTTTATGGCGAGCCAGCAAAACTTTCGCGTAAAGATAAGGTTGAAACTGTCACTAGTGCTAATAATTTGCTTGAAAGTATTTTTGCAAGTGGTCGCAAAGGGCTTTCATTGCAGCGCTATAAAGGTCTTGGTGAAATGAATGCCGAGCAATTATGGGAAACAACTCTTGATCCTGATGCACGCACTTTATTGCAAGTTAAGGTGAGTGATGCAACAGAAGCAGATTCACTGTTTTCGCGCTTGATGGGCGATGAAGTGGAACCTCGTCGTGATTTTATTCAAGAAAATGCTCTTAATGTTGCTAATCTTGATGTTTAG
- a CDS encoding glucan ABC transporter ATP-binding protein/ permease, whose product MSIFQTYMRALSYLGGEKKSAISICLANVILSIIVIAEPILFGRIIGAIADKGDVFTNLSLWVGFGIFNIVAYVLVARGADRLAHRLRLDTLTKSYERIIAMPLSWHQGRGTSSALHTLIRATDSLSAIWLEFMRQHLSTIVVLVMLVPTALSMDWRLTMVLAVLGVVYVMIARLVMKKTKDGQEAIEHHHHTLFEHVSDSISNVSVVQGYNRIQAESKALRQHTESLLGAQYPVLNWWALASGLNRMASTISMVVVLLLGAVLVSRGQMVVGNVVAFVGFAQLMIGRLDQITAFINLAVSSRAKLDEFYEMEDSTIAQAEPQNLPALENVKGFVKFDHVTFEFANSGQGVYDVCFEAKAGQTVAIVGPTGAGKTTLINLLQRVYDPAVGNISIDGTDTRKISRDSLRKCLATVFQDAGLFNRSILENIGIGKQGASVKEIEDAAKSAAAHDFILVKGNGYQAKVGERGSRLSGGERQRLAIARAVLKNAPILVLDEATSALDVETEAKVKDAIDQVSRDRTTFVIAHRLSTVRNADLVLFMDQGRIIEQGSFRELSLKGGRFTQLLRAGGLTIEQEMPDNYSGNVTKFPNREVA is encoded by the coding sequence GTGTCAATATTTCAAACTTATATGCGTGCGCTTTCCTATCTTGGCGGAGAAAAAAAATCGGCTATATCGATTTGTCTAGCCAATGTTATTTTGTCGATAATTGTTATCGCCGAACCTATTTTATTTGGCCGCATCATCGGTGCCATTGCTGATAAGGGTGATGTTTTCACTAATCTTAGCCTATGGGTTGGCTTTGGTATTTTTAATATTGTTGCTTATGTACTCGTTGCGCGCGGAGCCGACCGCTTGGCCCATCGCTTGCGCCTTGATACTTTAACAAAATCCTATGAGCGTATCATTGCTATGCCACTATCTTGGCATCAGGGGCGCGGTACCTCTAGCGCTTTGCATACACTTATTCGCGCGACAGATTCACTTTCTGCCATTTGGCTTGAATTTATGCGCCAACATCTTTCAACTATTGTTGTTCTAGTTATGTTGGTACCAACTGCGCTGTCAATGGATTGGCGTTTGACTATGGTGCTTGCTGTACTAGGCGTTGTATATGTGATGATTGCTCGCTTGGTTATGAAAAAGACCAAGGACGGACAAGAAGCTATTGAACATCACCACCATACATTATTTGAACATGTTTCAGATTCAATTTCCAACGTATCGGTTGTTCAAGGCTATAACCGCATTCAAGCAGAATCTAAAGCATTGCGTCAGCATACAGAGAGTTTACTTGGCGCCCAATATCCCGTTCTAAATTGGTGGGCTTTAGCAAGTGGCTTAAATCGTATGGCGTCCACTATTTCTATGGTAGTTGTACTTCTACTTGGCGCCGTACTTGTATCACGCGGCCAAATGGTTGTTGGCAATGTTGTTGCCTTTGTTGGCTTTGCACAATTGATGATTGGTCGTCTTGATCAAATCACTGCCTTTATCAACCTTGCAGTATCTTCACGCGCTAAGCTTGATGAATTTTATGAAATGGAAGATTCAACCATTGCCCAAGCAGAGCCACAAAATCTACCAGCATTGGAAAATGTAAAAGGCTTCGTTAAGTTTGATCATGTAACCTTTGAATTTGCTAATTCTGGCCAGGGCGTTTATGATGTTTGCTTTGAAGCAAAAGCTGGACAAACCGTTGCCATCGTTGGTCCAACAGGGGCAGGTAAAACCACTTTGATCAACCTTTTACAACGGGTATATGATCCAGCAGTTGGTAATATTTCTATCGATGGTACTGATACGCGTAAAATTTCACGCGATTCATTGCGTAAATGTCTTGCCACTGTTTTCCAAGATGCTGGGCTATTTAACCGTTCAATCCTTGAAAACATCGGCATTGGTAAGCAAGGTGCTAGCGTTAAAGAAATTGAAGATGCCGCTAAAAGCGCTGCTGCCCATGATTTTATTTTGGTAAAGGGCAATGGCTATCAGGCCAAAGTTGGTGAACGTGGCTCACGTCTTTCAGGTGGTGAACGTCAACGCCTTGCAATTGCCCGCGCTGTTTTAAAGAATGCACCTATTTTGGTACTTGATGAAGCAACAAGTGCCTTAGACGTTGAAACCGAAGCTAAAGTTAAAGATGCCATTGATCAGGTTAGCCGTGACCGCACAACTTTTGTGATTGCTCACCGCCTATCAACAGTACGCAATGCTGATCTTGTTCTTTTCATGGATCAGGGGCGCATTATTGAACAAGGCTCATTCCGTGAGCTTTCACTAAAAGGTGGCCGGTTCACCCAATTACTACGTGCGGGCGGCTTAACTATAGAACAAGAAATGCCTGATAATTATTCGGGCAATGTTACAAAATTTCCAAACCGCGAAGTTGCTTAA
- a CDS encoding branched-chain amino acid ABC transporter permease: MSRSTQVILSLFACLCLISFLFYAERHFDGYQLRILNLIAINAILAVSLNLIYGFTGMFSLGHAGFMAIGAYVCAILLLSPEQKEIMWILEPMFGPLQNAHLPFFFAVIAGGFCAAIIGLVIALPVLRLGGDYLGIATLGFAEIIRVVITNATPITNGSLGIKGIPQEATLWWNYGWLAFTVIFVVLLLRSNTGNVLRSIRDDEIAAKTMGVNTFFYRSASFTIGAFFAGVGGALMAALISTIDPKMFNFLLTFNILMIVVAGGLGSITGSIVGSVIITYLLEKLRIVENPFSPGVVHIPGFPNASIDLSFINIPGIPGLRMVVFSVLLMAIILFWRRGLLGQNEFTWNNALSLIKRVWFFIVGRNTKAKKHGEGQ; this comes from the coding sequence ATGTCACGATCAACTCAAGTTATCCTTTCTTTATTTGCTTGCCTATGTCTTATTAGTTTTCTCTTTTATGCTGAAAGACATTTTGATGGCTATCAATTGCGTATTCTTAACCTTATCGCCATTAATGCTATATTAGCGGTTTCGCTCAATTTGATTTATGGGTTTACTGGCATGTTTTCTTTAGGGCATGCTGGTTTTATGGCAATTGGTGCTTATGTTTGCGCCATTTTATTATTGTCACCTGAGCAAAAGGAAATAATGTGGATTTTGGAGCCAATGTTTGGCCCCTTGCAAAATGCCCATTTGCCCTTTTTCTTTGCGGTAATTGCAGGGGGCTTTTGTGCTGCCATTATCGGGCTTGTCATTGCATTACCCGTATTACGGCTTGGTGGTGATTATCTAGGTATTGCAACACTAGGTTTTGCTGAAATTATTCGCGTAGTGATTACTAATGCTACCCCAATAACTAATGGCTCTCTTGGTATTAAAGGCATACCTCAAGAAGCGACACTTTGGTGGAATTATGGCTGGCTTGCCTTCACCGTTATTTTTGTCGTTTTGTTGTTGCGCTCCAATACAGGCAATGTCTTGCGTTCTATTCGCGATGATGAAATTGCTGCGAAGACCATGGGCGTCAATACATTTTTCTATCGTTCAGCATCCTTTACGATTGGTGCTTTTTTTGCTGGGGTTGGCGGTGCGCTTATGGCGGCGCTTATTTCCACCATTGATCCTAAAATGTTTAACTTCTTGCTGACTTTCAACATTTTGATGATTGTTGTTGCAGGTGGTCTTGGCTCTATTACTGGCAGTATTGTCGGTTCAGTGATTATTACATACTTGCTTGAGAAATTGCGAATTGTTGAAAATCCGTTCTCCCCAGGCGTTGTCCACATTCCTGGTTTTCCTAATGCTAGCATTGATCTTAGCTTTATCAATATACCCGGTATACCCGGCCTGCGTATGGTGGTGTTTTCCGTTTTATTAATGGCTATTATTTTATTTTGGCGACGTGGATTATTAGGGCAAAATGAGTTTACATGGAATAATGCGCTTTCTTTAATAAAGCGGGTTTGGTTCTTTATAGTTGGTCGTAACACAAAAGCTAAAAAGCATGGAGAAGGCCAATGA
- a CDS encoding branched-chain amino acid ABC transporter permease, with the protein MSTEMFIQHFFNALALGSLYGLIAIGYTMVYGILRLINFAHGDIFMLGAYFVFFSTISFMPAWLAVLLILLAFMVYYSVFVGFRQRPKIYWLLFSFVLFIALIYYGFIAPQDFTPIWILAVCFSVFVTSAAGITVDRVAYKPLRDAPRISALISAIGMSFLIENLATVLFSGVPKAVKQPEIIAKPILWQYGEGASGIIRIVPMAIIVPIVTVVLVIALLFIINKTKPGLAMRAISRDIETTRLMGVSVNKIIAFTFGLGSALAAIAGIMWALRYPQIHPYMGIVPGLKAFIAAVIGGIGSIQGAMLGGLLLGFIEIMIIAFFPELSGYRDAFAFILLILILLVMPTGIMGKKSQEKI; encoded by the coding sequence ATGAGCACAGAAATGTTCATCCAGCATTTTTTTAATGCTTTGGCGCTTGGTTCGCTATATGGGCTTATTGCCATAGGTTATACCATGGTTTATGGTATTTTGCGCCTTATCAATTTCGCCCATGGCGATATTTTTATGTTGGGCGCTTATTTTGTCTTTTTTTCAACCATTAGTTTTATGCCGGCGTGGCTTGCTGTTTTGCTGATTTTACTGGCATTTATGGTTTATTATTCGGTCTTTGTCGGATTTAGGCAAAGACCGAAAATCTATTGGCTGTTATTTAGTTTTGTTCTCTTTATCGCTCTTATTTATTACGGTTTTATTGCACCTCAAGACTTTACACCAATTTGGATTTTAGCTGTTTGTTTTTCTGTCTTTGTCACCAGTGCGGCTGGTATTACCGTTGACCGTGTGGCCTATAAGCCATTGCGCGATGCGCCAAGAATTTCAGCTCTCATCAGTGCAATTGGTATGTCCTTTTTGATCGAAAATTTGGCAACAGTGCTTTTTAGTGGGGTGCCTAAAGCTGTTAAGCAACCTGAAATAATCGCCAAGCCAATTTTATGGCAATATGGCGAAGGCGCCAGCGGAATTATTCGTATTGTGCCAATGGCAATTATTGTACCCATTGTTACGGTTGTTTTAGTTATCGCTTTGCTGTTTATCATTAATAAAACCAAACCTGGGCTTGCTATGCGTGCCATCTCGCGCGATATCGAGACCACGCGTTTAATGGGTGTATCTGTTAATAAGATTATCGCTTTTACTTTTGGTCTTGGTTCCGCACTTGCTGCTATTGCCGGTATTATGTGGGCATTGCGTTATCCGCAAATCCATCCATATATGGGCATTGTTCCGGGGCTTAAAGCCTTTATTGCTGCAGTGATTGGTGGTATTGGCTCTATTCAAGGTGCAATGCTGGGTGGACTTTTACTTGGCTTTATCGAAATTATGATCATTGCATTTTTCCCTGAATTGTCTGGCTATCGCGACGCGTTTGCCTTTATTTTGCTTATCCTCATTTTGCTGGTTATGCCAACAGGTATTATGGGCAAGAAAAGTCAGGAGAAAATTTGA
- a CDS encoding MliC family protein, whose protein sequence is MKLHLVAALTFFSLVPNAFAESVSVTAPGVSITVPAADDADSTADIEVASSGVTISVTGSDDFSSEKVKYKCGDQDVVATYINANDISLVQLDFSDKTIVAANVLAASGAKYAGDQYIWWENEGEVSLYNIIDDTEQKKPIACLEDANETGE, encoded by the coding sequence ATGAAATTACATCTTGTTGCGGCTCTTACATTTTTTTCTTTGGTGCCTAATGCTTTTGCTGAGAGCGTTTCAGTAACGGCGCCGGGTGTATCGATCACTGTTCCTGCGGCAGACGATGCTGATAGTACAGCAGACATTGAAGTGGCATCTTCTGGTGTTACCATTTCGGTAACCGGTAGCGATGACTTTTCTTCAGAAAAAGTGAAATATAAATGCGGCGATCAAGATGTGGTGGCGACTTATATCAATGCTAATGATATTTCGCTCGTACAACTTGATTTTAGTGACAAAACAATTGTTGCGGCCAATGTTCTTGCTGCTAGCGGTGCTAAATATGCTGGCGACCAATATATTTGGTGGGAAAATGAGGGCGAAGTTAGCCTTTATAATATCATCGATGATACTGAACAGAAAAAGCCAATTGCTTGCCTAGAAGATGCCAATGAAACGGGCGAATAA
- a CDS encoding ABC transporter ATP-binding protein, producing the protein MSILEIKDLHVRYGAIKAVHGISLKIKHGSIVTLIGANGAGKSSTVRSIAGLNRSVSGEILYKGEQILGLPPELVIRKGIALSPEGRRIMPHLTVLENLELGAYIRNDKAGIKQDIEWVFDLFPRLRERSKQLGGTMSGGEQQMLAVGRALMSNPDLVMLDEPSLGLAPILVQEIFSIILKINKMGKTVLLIEQNANAALSIAHHAYILEVGNIIKEGEGKALLEDPSIKQAYLGG; encoded by the coding sequence ATGTCAATTCTTGAAATTAAAGACCTTCATGTACGTTATGGTGCGATTAAGGCAGTGCATGGTATTTCCTTAAAAATCAAACATGGCAGTATCGTTACTTTAATCGGCGCTAATGGTGCAGGCAAAAGCTCAACTGTTCGCTCAATCGCTGGTTTAAATCGCAGTGTAAGTGGCGAAATATTATACAAGGGTGAACAAATTCTTGGGTTGCCGCCTGAATTGGTTATTCGAAAAGGTATTGCGTTAAGCCCTGAAGGCCGGCGAATTATGCCGCATTTAACCGTTTTAGAAAATTTGGAGCTAGGTGCATATATTCGCAATGATAAAGCGGGTATTAAGCAAGATATTGAATGGGTTTTTGACCTGTTCCCAAGGCTGCGTGAGCGTTCCAAACAGCTTGGCGGCACAATGTCGGGTGGTGAACAGCAAATGCTTGCAGTGGGGCGTGCTTTGATGAGCAATCCCGATCTTGTTATGCTGGATGAGCCTTCCTTGGGGCTCGCGCCAATTTTGGTTCAAGAAATTTTTTCAATCATTTTAAAGATTAATAAAATGGGTAAAACTGTTTTGTTAATTGAGCAAAATGCCAATGCAGCTTTATCTATTGCCCATCATGCTTATATTCTTGAAGTTGGTAATATTATCAAGGAAGGCGAAGGGAAAGCTTTATTGGAAGATCCAAGCATAAAACAAGCTTATCTTGGTGGCTAA
- a CDS encoding ABC transporter ATP-binding protein — protein MSDTILTLDKVTMRFGGLTAVNGVEANIKRGSISGIIGPNGAGKTTLFNMISGFYTPTSGKILLEGQKVSGLPADKVCKRHIARTFQNIRLFSGLTVLQNVMVGAHLRQKSAWFSAAFLWPKALREEKAVKNQCMELLERVNLAHLADQPATSLPYGAQRSLEIARALATNPKLLLLDEPAAGMNPQESEELRHFIAKIRDDFNLTILLIEHDMHVVMKLCEHIWVLEYGTCIADGLPLDIRNNPKVIEAYLGGEIHVNS, from the coding sequence ATGAGTGACACAATCCTAACTCTTGATAAAGTCACCATGCGCTTTGGTGGCCTAACTGCGGTAAATGGTGTTGAAGCAAATATAAAACGCGGTTCGATTTCTGGTATTATCGGCCCTAATGGCGCTGGCAAAACAACCCTATTTAATATGATTTCGGGCTTTTATACGCCGACAAGCGGTAAAATTCTTCTCGAAGGTCAAAAGGTTTCGGGGCTTCCAGCTGATAAGGTTTGCAAACGCCATATTGCCCGTACATTTCAAAATATTCGGTTGTTTTCTGGGTTGACTGTTTTGCAAAATGTTATGGTTGGTGCCCATTTACGCCAAAAATCGGCTTGGTTTTCGGCAGCATTTTTATGGCCAAAAGCACTGCGCGAAGAAAAAGCAGTAAAAAACCAATGTATGGAATTATTGGAAAGGGTTAATCTAGCGCATCTTGCTGATCAGCCTGCGACGTCCTTGCCCTATGGCGCCCAAAGAAGTTTAGAAATTGCTCGGGCCCTTGCCACCAATCCCAAGCTTTTATTGCTTGATGAACCTGCAGCAGGTATGAACCCGCAAGAAAGTGAAGAATTGCGCCATTTTATTGCTAAAATTCGCGATGATTTCAATCTCACCATCCTGCTTATTGAGCATGATATGCATGTGGTTATGAAGCTTTGTGAGCATATTTGGGTGCTTGAATATGGCACGTGTATTGCCGATGGCCTTCCACTGGATATTCGTAATAATCCAAAAGTAATTGAAGCCTATTTAGGTGGTGAAATTCATGTCAATTCTTGA
- a CDS encoding thermonuclease family protein, with protein MRFFIFVFFMVFANPLIAGEIISGRASVIDGDTIDIHGTRIRIWGIDAPESNQLCSNTNGQDYLCGQKASLALADWLNKSQPIQCEIQYKDKYKRFVAQCTRADKQDIGKYMVGKGFALDWPRYSKGYYNKVQESAKQKKIGMWQGHFIEPWQWRWNNKSHKIN; from the coding sequence ATGCGTTTTTTTATTTTTGTATTTTTTATGGTTTTTGCCAATCCACTTATAGCAGGTGAAATAATTTCAGGCCGCGCATCGGTTATTGATGGCGATACAATAGATATTCATGGTACAAGAATTCGCATTTGGGGCATTGATGCCCCAGAAAGCAATCAATTATGCAGCAATACCAACGGACAAGATTACCTTTGCGGACAAAAAGCATCCTTGGCTTTGGCCGATTGGCTTAACAAGTCCCAACCAATCCAGTGCGAAATACAATATAAGGATAAATATAAGCGCTTTGTAGCACAATGTACGAGGGCCGACAAACAAGATATTGGCAAATACATGGTCGGCAAAGGCTTTGCCCTTGATTGGCCGCGCTATTCAAAAGGCTATTATAATAAAGTACAAGAAAGTGCCAAGCAAAAGAAAATAGGAATGTGGCAGGGACATTTTATTGAGCCGTGGCAATGGCGTTGGAATAATAAATCTCACAAAATCAATTAA
- a CDS encoding ABC transporter substrate-binding protein: MMIKKILATTIAVVAMSANAFAADPIKIGVYLPLTGQNAFGGQLELEGVQLANKIKSEVLGRPVELIIVDNKSDKVEAANAVMRLTASDKVTGIIGTYGSSLALAGGEVSEQAKTPSIATSATNPLVTQGKKYYFRASFIDPYQGAGAATYAIQSLHAKKAAILKDVSNDYAIGLANYFNSSFKKQGGDVVANLNYNSGDQDFSAALTQIIAQEPDVLFIPAYFAEGAIIMKQARELGATFRIMGGDAMDNPETVTIGGEAAEGFLHTTFPYDENMPNMPEAAKEFTTAWRATFPNKEPNVNAVLGYTSYMMFIEAIEKAGSDDREMITAELEKLKDFQTPFGPMTMDSGHNPEIPIGVIEIKDGKRTYLGEVKPAL; this comes from the coding sequence ATTATGATAAAAAAAATTCTTGCGACAACGATTGCCGTTGTTGCCATGTCGGCTAATGCTTTTGCCGCAGATCCAATTAAGATTGGTGTTTATTTGCCGCTTACTGGGCAAAATGCATTTGGCGGCCAGCTAGAGCTTGAGGGCGTCCAGCTCGCCAATAAGATAAAGTCAGAAGTTTTAGGCCGTCCTGTAGAATTGATTATTGTCGATAATAAATCCGATAAGGTTGAAGCGGCTAATGCGGTTATGCGTTTAACAGCGAGTGACAAGGTTACCGGTATTATTGGCACCTATGGTTCTTCATTGGCGCTTGCGGGCGGTGAAGTTTCAGAACAGGCTAAAACACCTTCTATCGCAACATCAGCAACCAATCCATTGGTAACACAAGGTAAAAAATATTACTTCCGTGCCAGCTTTATAGATCCTTATCAAGGCGCAGGAGCTGCAACTTATGCAATCCAATCCTTACATGCGAAGAAAGCCGCAATTTTAAAAGATGTTTCTAATGATTATGCAATAGGTCTTGCTAATTATTTTAACTCATCTTTCAAGAAGCAGGGCGGTGATGTTGTCGCTAACTTAAACTATAATTCGGGGGATCAGGATTTTTCTGCAGCTTTAACCCAAATTATCGCACAAGAGCCTGATGTTCTTTTTATCCCTGCCTATTTTGCTGAAGGTGCAATCATCATGAAGCAAGCCCGTGAGCTTGGTGCGACATTCCGCATCATGGGCGGCGATGCAATGGATAATCCAGAAACAGTAACTATTGGTGGTGAAGCAGCTGAAGGTTTCTTACATACGACATTTCCTTATGATGAAAATATGCCAAATATGCCGGAAGCTGCCAAAGAGTTTACCACTGCATGGCGAGCAACTTTCCCCAATAAAGAACCTAATGTGAATGCTGTTCTTGGCTATACATCCTATATGATGTTCATAGAAGCGATAGAAAAGGCTGGCAGTGATGATCGCGAAATGATTACAGCAGAGCTTGAAAAACTTAAAGATTTCCAGACACCTTTTGGACCAATGACTATGGATAGTGGTCATAATCCTGAAATTCCAATCGGTGTAATTGAAATTAAAGATGGCAAGCGCACCTATCTTGGTGAAGTTAAGCCTGCGCTTTAA